Proteins found in one Bradysia coprophila strain Holo2 chromosome X unlocalized genomic scaffold, BU_Bcop_v1 contig_35, whole genome shotgun sequence genomic segment:
- the LOC119069476 gene encoding serine-rich adhesin for platelets isoform X10, translated as MSFSMFDLLTILIIGCVVTTHGQDYEGKLSSYPCQSEGFHADEQNCAIFYRCVDQGNSKLTAFEFSCGPGTVFSTDLNVCVHPEDSGREDCGANFNEIDSDNRNPNNDGVATPAVSTTTGTTTVQTPSSQSTSTAMSSTQTTTSGSQTTCTEDGFIGDSDDCSKFYRCVSNGKGSYMKYEFRCGNGTVWDNKIQGCNHAWAVEDCRKAVSNDYESSSQSSMSSSHASSTSSTSSQASSSSSSTSSSTSSWNQSSSTSSSSSSNSNSNSQSTSSSANSQTSSNNHNASSQSSGNGSYNSQSSNQGSSSNQGSSSNQGSSSNQGSSSNQGSSSNQGSSSNQGSSSNQGSSSNQGTSSNQGSSSNQGSSSNQGSSTNQGSSSNQGSSSNQGSSSNQGSSSNQGSSSNQGSSTNQGSSSNQGSSSNQGTSSNQGSSSNQGSSSNQGSSTNQGSSSNQGSSSNQGSSSNQGSSSNQGSSSNQGSSSNQGSSSNQGSSSNQGSSSNQGSSSNQGSSSNQGSSSNQGSSSNQGSSSNQGSSSNQGSSSNQGSSSNQGSSSNQGSSSNQGSSSNQGSSSNQGSSSNQGSSSNQGSSSNQGPSSNQGSSSNQGSSSNQGSSSSQGSSSNQGSSSNQGSSSNQGSSSNQGSSSNQGSSSNQGSSSAPAGSNGICERDGFMGDNDDCRKFYRCVNNGKGGYVRHEFTCSDSTVWDQDAQTCNYPHAVKNTKCNSAISNQPNQGTSIHPEQQTDSNKPDNNNPTQATSSIAESSSISPPENQSTTFRPETTVSTEMSSSTFPTETICNKEGYIGNPSDCSKFHRCVDNGKAGFTKHDFSCGPGTVWDDEIQACNHPRDVKNEKCGQSGNSNNNQNSNSTQPSSNESSSTTQTSENNQSGQNTSELPNQQLQSTTNTNYLTTTQSSSNSNGQGTSGQSNNESSGSTETSQSTSNSNNENSANNQQGQTTIENTANNQGSSSISSTESSTAGSSSTSNQNQGNTSFSNQSAGSGGICERDGFMGDDHDCKKFYRCVNNGEGGYTRHEFLCAEGTVWDQAAQTCNYPNVVSNSKCNFEESKNPNSGTNASVSTTETDNRPSTETSSSNSAALSTQSPSIQPSPTQSPSTQPSSTQPSSTQPSSTQPSFTQPSSTQPSSTQPSSTQPSSTQLSSTQSPQSLSGDLCNKEGYTPNSEDCSKFHRCVDNGNGVFTKYDFSCGPGTVWDNNIQACNHPRDVKDNKCGSPGSSSQSNSDGSPSSSSGSTGTGGIPGSDGSTGTGGSPVTGGSPVTGGSPGTGGSPGTGGSPGTGGSPGTGGSPGTGGSPGTGGSPGTGGSPGTGGSPGTGGSPGTGGSPGTGGSPGTGGSPGTGGSPGTGGSPGTGGSPGTGGSPGTGGSPGTGGSPGTGGSPGTGGSSETGGSHGSGGSPGSDGNSGSGGSPGTDGSPGTGGSPGSGGSPGSGGSPGSGGSPGSGGSPGSGGSPGSGGSPGSGGSPGSVGSSTQIPITTGGNSACDREGFMADKNDCKKFYRCVDNGKGGYSKHEFSCGQGTAWDDEIKTCNYENSVPSCNGSRPPKESSTSAPVGPDQSSSKPDPSQTENPQNLSSLPTQEMTTSRMSTESSFSQTSSTENTLGHTSSTDASSSESSSNKPVNPAGKDCSNEGFMADPDDCKKFYRCVTNGDGGLTKHEFSCGEGTAWDEKHETCNYENQVERCNGKNNSSSNSVEGQTTSPSKKPTTTAVTESTNSGQTEYTSTSSSTDKVTNQSIGSESTTQIAPTTTGNMTATASSITCTSAGFFSHPDDCSKYYRCVDYKGDGSQFSVYHFNCPNGTIWDESINTCNHAENVFPPRNCSKSSQPSPQPCATTESSTTAESTSADPTDTMTTIEGTTSKNEETTTNSQTTTEQVASSTNQPQVITEATQTTTEAAQTSTEAAQTTTEAAQTTTEAAQTTTEPAQTTTEATQTTTEAAQTTTEAVQTTTEAAQTTTEAAQTTTEAAQTTTEAAQTTTEAAQTTTEAAQTTTEAAQTTTEAAQTTTEAAQTTTEAAQTTTEAAQTTTEAAQTTTEATQTTTDTAQTTTEGSQTTMQTTTDTPQPTTDTPQTTEPASQTTTEVSQTTNEPSETTTDAHPTTEIGTTETPKDGNCPPLQNGQNHFVCPTGFKKHPTECNMFYQCTKKPETMNMDIVVFSCPNGTVYNEAKCQCEDSSSCKVAQTRSLEETFDQRHMIQVRHKRSICPSEGHYPFGDEICSSTFVKCTRSFETNVMEGTMYRCPRGFSYWSVSRRCERTEKIPNCRTLSIDSSNSIPIEWINLGKARQLRF; from the exons acTATGAAGGAAAACTATCGTCTTACCCTTGCCAATCCGAAGGATTTCACGCCGACGAACAAAATTGTGCCATTTTCTATCGTTGTGTCGACCAAGGCAACAGCAAGTTGACGGCTTTCGAATTCTCATGTGGACCCGGTACAGTGTTCTCCACTGACCTGAACGTGTGCGTACATCCAGAAGATTCAGGAAGAGAAGACTGTGGagcaaatttcaatgaaatcgaTAGCGATAATCGGAATCCGAATAACGATGGAGTCGCTACACCTGCTGTTTCTACAACAACTGGTACAACAACAGTACAAACTCCGAGCTCACAATCTACTTCTACGGCAATGTCGTCGACTCAAACAACTACATCGGGAAGTCAGACAACTTGCACTGAAGATGGTTTCATTGGGGATTCAGATGATTGCAGCAAATTTTATCGCTGTGTGTCGAATGGAAAGGGAAGCTATATGAAATACGAATTCAGATGTGGAAACGGAACTGTTTGGGATAATAAAATACAAGGATGTAACCATGCCTGGGCAGTTGAAGACTGTAGGAAAGCAGTTTCCAATGATTATGAATCGAGCTCACAGTCGTCAATGTCAAGTAGTCATGCATCTTCTACTTCTAGTACTAGCAGTCAGGCTAGCTCTTCTAGTAGTTCTACAAGTAGCTCAACAAGTTCTTGGAATCAAAGTTCCTCCACAAGTTCGAGCTCATCTAGCAATTCCAACTCAAATAGCCAGTCTACTTCTTCGTCGGCAAATAGTCAAACTAGTTCCAACAATCATAACGCTTCGTCTCAATCCTCAGGTAACGGATCATATAACAGTCAAAGTTCAAACCAAGGCTCATCCTCTAATCAAGGATCGTCTTCGAATCAAGGCTCGTCTTCGAATCAAGGCTCGTCTTCGAATCAAGGCTCGTCCTCAAATCAAGGTTCGTCCTCAAATCAAGGATCATCTTCGAATCAAGGATCATCTTCAAATCAAGGTACATCGTCTAATCAAGGATCATCTTCAAATCAAGGCTCATCTTCAAATCAAGGCTCATCAACTAATCAAGGCTCGTCTTCGAATCAAGGCTCGTCTTCAAATCAAGGCTCATCATCTAATCAAGGATCATCTTCAAATCAAGGCTCATCTTCAAATCAAGGCTCATCAACTAATCAAGGCTCGTCTTCGAATCAAGGCTCGTCTTCAAATCAAGGTACATCGTCTAATCAAGGATCATCTTCAAATCAAGGCTCATCTTCAAATCAAGGCTCATCAACTAATCAAGGCTCGTCTTCGAATCAGGGCTCGTCTTCAAATCAAGGTTCATCCTCTAATCAAGGTTCATCTTCAAATCAAGGATCATCTTCAAATCAAGGATCATCCTCTAATCAAGGTTCATCTTCAAATCAAGGATCATCTTCTAATCAAGGATCATCTTCAAATCAAGGCTCGTCTTCAAATCAAGGCTCATCCTCTAATCAAGGGTCATCTTCAAACCAAGGATCATCTTCAAACCAAGGATCATCTTCAAATCAAGGATCATCTTCAAATCAAGGCTCGTCTTCGAATCAAGGCTCGTCTTCGAATCAAGGCTCGTCTTCGAATCAAGGCTCGTCTTCGAATCAAGGCTCGTCTTCGAATCAAGGCTCGTCTTCGAATCAAGGCTCGTCTTCGAATCAAG GCTCGTCTTCAAACCAAGGCTCGTCTTCAAACCAAGGCCCGTCTTCAAACCAAGGATCATCTTCAAATCAAGGCTCGTCCTCAAATCAAGGCTCATCCTCCAGTCAAGGCTCGTCATCAAATCAAGGCTCGTCATCAAATCAAGGCTCGTCATCAAATCAAGGCTCGTCCTCAAATCAAGGCTCGTCCTCAAATCAAGGTTCGTCCTCAAATCAAGGATCTTCTAGCGCTCCAGCTGGCAGTAATGGTATTTGCGAAAGGGATGGCTTTATGGGTGACAATGACGATTGCAGAAAGTTCTATAGATGTGTAAATAATGGCAAGGGTGGATACGTAAGACATGAATTCACATGTTCAGATTCAACAGTGTGGGATCAAGATGCTCAAACATGTAATTATCCTCATGCTGttaaaaatacgaaatgcAACTCAGCAATATCAAATCAGCCCAATCAAGGAACATCAATTCATCCCGAACAACAGACTGATTCCAACAAACCAGATAATAATAATCCCACACAAGCTACTTCATCTATTGCAGAATCGAGTTCAATTTCTCCTCCTGAAAATCAGTCAACCACATTTAGACCGGAAACGACCGTATCCACTGAAATGTCTTCATCTACTTTTCCAACAGAGACCATATGTAATAAGGAGGGGTACATTGGTAATCCTAGTGACTGTAGTAAGTTTCACAGATGTGTCGACAATGGTAAAGCAGGTTTTACGAAACACGATTTTTCTTGTGGCCCTGGAACAGTTTGGGATGATGAAATTCAGGCTTGCAATCATCCTAGAGATGTTAAGAATGAAAAATGCGGACAAAGTGGAAATTCTAACAACAACCAGAATTCCAATTCAACACAACCTAGCAGCAATGAAAGTTCCTCTACAACTCAAACGTCAGAAAATAACCAATCCGGTCAAAATACAAGTGAGCTTCCAAATCAACAATTGCAAAGTACCACGAACACCAATTATTTAACAACTACGCAAAGCTCAAGCAATTCGAATGGTCAAGGAACTTCAGGTCAATCGAACAACGAGAGTTCTGGTTCGACTGAAACTAGCCAAAGTACAAGTAATTCAAACAACGAAAATTCAGCGAACAACCAACAAGGACAGACAACAATCGAAAATACGGCAAATAATCAAGGTTCTTCTTCGATTTCTTCCACTGAGTCGAGCACCGCTGGTTCATCATCAACAAGTAATCAAAATCAAGGCAATACTTCATTTAGTAACCAATCTGCTGGTTCAGGAGGAATTTGTGAGAGAGACGGATTTATGGGAGACGATCATGattgtaagaaattttataGATGCGTTAATAACGGTGAAGGCGGTTACACAAGACATGAATTCTTATGTGCGGAGGGAACAGTATGGGATCAAGCTGCTCAAACTTGCAATTATCCGAATGTTGTTAGTAACtctaaatgtaattttgaagaAAGCAAAAACCCCAATAGCGGGACAAATGCTAGCGTATCGACTACAGAAACAGATAACCGACCATCTACTGAAACAAGTAGTTCCAATTCTGCTGCATTATCAACACAATCGCCATCCATACAACCATCACCCACACAATCGCCATCCACACAGCCGTCATCCACACAACCGTCATCCACACAACCGTCATCCACACAACCGTCATTCACACAACCGTCATCCACACAACCGTCATCCACACAACCGTCATCCACACAACCGTCATCCACACAACTGTCATCCACACAATCGCCACAGTCGTTGTCAGGTGATCTTTGTAACAAGGAGGGATACACACCTAATTCTGAAGACTGTTCCAAGTTTCATAGATGTGTTGATAATGGAAATGGTGTGTTTACTAAATATGACTTTAGCTGCGGACCTGGTACCGTATGGGACAATAATATTCAAGCATGTAATCACCCGAGAGATGTAAAAGACAATAAATGTGGTAGTCCGGGAAGCAGCAGTCAGAGTAACAGTGATGGTAGTCCGAGTAGCAGCAGTGGTAGTACTGGAACTGGTGGTATTCCTGGAAGTGATGGTAGTACTGGAACTGGTGGTAGTCCTGTAACTGGTGGTAGTCCTGTAACTGGTGGTAGTCCTGGAACTGGCGGTAGTCCTGGAACTGGCGGTAGTCCTGGAACTGGCGGTAGTCCTGGAACTGGCGGTAGTCCTGGAACTGGTGGTAGTCCTGGAACTGGCGGTAGTCCTGGAACTGGTGGTAGTCCTGGAACTGGCGGTAGTCCTGGAACTGGCGGTAGTCCTGGAACTGGCGGTAGTCCTGGAACTGGCGGTAGTCCTGGAACTGGCGGTAGTCCTGGAACTGGCGGTAGTCCTGGAACTGGTGGTAGTCCTGGAACTGGTGGCAGTCCTGGAACTGGTGGTAGTCCTGGAACCGGTGGTAGTCCTGGAACTGGTGGTAGTCCTGGAACTGGTGGTAGTCCTGGAACTGGCGGTAGTTCTGAAACTGGTGGTAGTCATGGAAGTGGAGGTAGTCCTGGAAGTGATGGTAATTCTGGAAGTGGTGGTAGTCCTGGAACTGATGGTAGTCCTGGAACTGGTGGTAGTCCTGGAAGTGGTGGTAGTCCTGGAAGTGGTGGTAGTCCTGGAAGTGGTGGTAGTCCTGGAAGTGGTGGTAGTCCTGGAAGTGGTGGTAGTCCTGGAAGTGGTGGTAGTCCTGGAAGTGGTGGTAGTCCTGGAAGCGTCGGAAGTTCAACTCAAATTCCAATTACAACAGGTGGTAATAGTGCTTGTGATCGAGAGGGGTTTATGGCTGACAAAAATGATTGCAAAAAGTTCTACAGGTGCGTTGACAATGGAAAAGGTGGATACTCAAAACATGAGTTTTCGTGCGGCCAGGGAACAGCGTGGGACGATGAAATAAAAACGTgcaattatgaaaatagcgtACCGTCGTGTAATGGCTCACGTCCTCCCAAAGAAAGTTCGACATCTGCCCCAGTAGGCCCAGACCAGTCATCATCCAAACCGGATCCGTCTCAAACTGAAAATCCACAGAATTTATCGTCATTACCCACGCAAGAAATGACTACAAGTAGAATGTCAACTGAAAGTTCATTCAGTCAAACTTCGTCAACTGAAAATACATTAGGCCACACTTCATCGACTGACGCGTCATCATCAGAAAGTTCGTCAAACAAACCAGTGAACCCTGCAGGGAAAGACTGTTCAAATGAAGGATTTATGGCTGATCCTGATGATTGTAAAAAGTTTTACAGATGTGTAACCAACGGCGATGGTGGGTTAACAAAGCATGAGTTCTCATGTGGAGAAGGGACAGCTTGGGATGAAAAACATGAAACCTGTAATTATGAAAATCAGGTCGAAAGATGTAATGGGAAAAACAACTCATCTAGTAACAGTGTTGAAGGTCAGACAACTTCACCTTCGAAGAAACCAACAACTACGGCTGTAACAGAATCCACCAATTCTGGACAAACAGAGTATACTTCAACTTCTAGCTCTACGGATAAAGTTACAAATCAGTCAATCGGATCAGAAAGTACTACACAAATAGCACCGACCACAACGGGCAACATGACAGCAACCGCATCATCTATAACTTGCACATCGGCTGGATTTTTCTCCCATCCAGACGATTGTTCGAAATATTATCGTTGCGTTGATTACAAAGGTGATGGGTCTCAATTTTCGGTTTATCATTTTAATTGTCCCAACGGTACTATTTGGGACGAAAGTATAAACACCTGCAATCAcgccgaaaatgtttttccgcCAAGAAACTGTTCAAAATCATCACAACCCTCGCCGCAGCCATGTGCCACAACAGAAAGCTCAACAACAGCTGAATCTACATCGG CAGATCCTACAGACACAATGACAACTATAGAAGgtacaacatcaaaaaatgaaGAGACGACGACGAACTCTCAGACAACAACGGAACAGGTTGCATCATCTACAAATCAACCTCAAGTAATAACCGAAGCAACACAAACAACGACAGAAGCTGCTCAGACGTCAACAGAAGCTGCTCAGACGACAACAGAAGCTGCTCAGACAACAACAGAAGCTGCTCAGACGACAACAGAACCTGCTCAGACGACAACAGAAGCTACTCAGACGACGACCGAAGCTGCTCAAACGACGACCGAGGCTGTGCAAACGACGACAGAAGCTGCTCAGACGACTACAGAAGCTGCTCAGACGACAACAGAAGCTGCTCAGACGACAACAGAAGCTGCTCAGACGACAACAGAAGCTGCTCAGACGACAACAGAAGCTGCTCAGACGACAACAGAAGCTGCTCAGACGACAACAGAAGCTGCTCAGACGACAACAGAAGCTGCTCAGACGACAACAGAAGCTGCTCAGACGACAACAGAAGCTGCTCAGACGACAACAGAAGCTGCTCAGACGACAACAGAAGCTACTCAGACGACAACCGATACAGCGCAGACAACAACGGAAGGTTCACAAACGACAATGCAAACAACTACGGATACACCTCAACCAACGACCGACACTCCACAAACAACAGAGCCAGCGTCCCAAACCACCACCGAAGTATCGCAAACTACGAATGAACCATCCGAAACTACAACTGATGCGCACCCAACAACAGAAATAGGAACAACTGAGACACCGAAGGATGGAAATTGCCCTCCATTGCAAAATGggcaaaatcattttgtttgcCCGACGGGTTTCAAAAAACATCCTACTGAGTGCAACATGTTCTATCAATGCACAAAGAAACCGGAAACTATGAACATGGACATTGTCGTTTTCAGTTGTCCGAATGGAACAGTTTACAATGAAGCGAAATGTCAATGCGAAGACAGTAGCTCCTGCAAAGTCGCTCAAACACGATCACTTGAAGAAACCTTTGATCAACGACATATG ATTCAGGTACGTCACAAACGTTCAATTTGTCCCAGTGAAGGTCACTATCCGTTTGGCGATGAAATCTGCTCGTCAACATTTGTCAAATGTACCAGATCATTCGAAACAAATGTAATGGAAGGCACCATGTACAGATGTCCCCGTGGATTTTCCTATTGGAGTGTCAGCCGACGCTGTGAACGAACCGAAAAAATACCAAATTGTCGTACGTTGTCGATAGATAGCTCGAACAGCATTCCAATTGAATGGATTAATTTAGGGAAAGCGAGGCAGCTACGATTTTAG